From Electrophorus electricus isolate fEleEle1 chromosome 8, fEleEle1.pri, whole genome shotgun sequence, the proteins below share one genomic window:
- the col11a2 gene encoding collagen alpha-2(XI) chain isoform X1 yields the protein MDIRKKRRPWRADLTSVVLVTVTLIQFQILHAQADPVDVLQVLQLPSLPEGVQKVSGFCSSQRAGTPDHAYRITKKAQISAPTKQLFSGHFPENFSIMTLVKAKAGLQAFLLSIYSDQGVQQLGLELGHSPVFLYEDQNRMPTPEDYPLFTGINLADGKWHHIAISVQNKNVTLLLDCKKRMSRPLPRSNKPMVDTRGITVFGARLLDEEVFQGEIQQLLIASNPQAAYDFCEHYSRDCDTSLPKVQAQDPNTYDSMTTKVKSTSAHEKTKPNNAKLGPAKSAKNKPLPAKPTITKIGPTRTSMTKSSKAKPSAVQILLSKIKPTVTNKQGPDSKDTSVPKAGRDKTSNSNSKAGENKKSRSEIKQNIKVNGHEKMTVETKANSGIKTKTNLKGSGKAAISKANAKVNGKAVEEQKSKAKSNEKAAVEKVINGNSNRKATEKKKTSVDTKANGSTRAIVKKKANVNGNVAEEKKANGNAAKPMKTEPEKLVVVKSKLNKAEVSNAKAQKAEKAKIGIARPEVAKEEKAKITKAKSEKKYETKMTKTESVKVKPGKSETKLEVKVLPAKERVKQTLKVKKETPTPAPPPALAPVPSPVPIPFKPEKSKVLIDVSSIKSMSKQFPPFDKAAVSGTSISAPEKPKKKPTNGYQQDVDAAYFEADHTPTETDYYTILEEEAIPQPKSEVTGHEVTIGQVEETLVGEETEKPKAGGEEVFQTPDETFTEEYVTGDFGMKEYDYSYKDYNEPNHEGKTDDTMGPALSAVTDEGGASIRAQKGEKGEPAVLEPGMLIEGPPGPAGPAGLPGPSGPSGPPGSVGDPGERGPPGKAGLPGADGVPGPPGTSVMLPFRFGQSGGDKGPIVSAQEAQAQAILSQARLALKGPPGPMGFTGRSGPLGSPGSPGLKGESGDPGPQGPRGPQGLSGPPGKPGRRGRAGADGARGMPGESGIKGDRGFDGLPGLPGDKGHRGNPGGMGPIGPPGEDGERGDDGDIGPRGLPGEPGPRGLLGPKGPLGIPGPPGVRGNDGPHGPKGNMGPQGEPGPPGQQGAPGTQGMPGPQGAIGPPGEKGPTGKPGLPGMPGADGPPGHPGKEGPPGTKGNQGPSGPQGSIGYPGPRGVKGVQGIRGMKGHKGEKGEDGFPGIKGDFGPKGDRGEVGVPGPRGEDGPEGPKGRGGPPGEIGSIGPLGEKGKLGVPGLPGYPGRQGPKGSLGFPGFPGTNGEKGARGLIGKIGPRGQRGPTGPRGQRGPRGSTGKPGAKGSSGSDGPSGPPGERGLPGPQGANGFPGPKGPPGPPGKDGLPGHPGQRGEVGFQGKTGPPGPPGVVGPQGPSGETGQMGERGHSGPPGPPGEQGLPGPSGKEGTKGDPGPPGGPGKDGPPGLRGFPGERGLPGTPGGGGLKGNEGPAGPPGPAGSPGERGPAGTVGPIGPPGRPGPQGPPGTAGEKGVPGEKGPIGPPGRDGIQGPVGLPGPAGPPGVPGEDGDKGEVGEHGQKGAKGSKGEQGPPGPPGPMGPVGQPGAPGADGETGARGQQGPFGAKGDEGTRGFPGPPGPIGLQGLPGPAGEKGETGDVGPMGPPGPPGPRGPAGPNGADGPQGPPGGLGNPGPPGEKGEPGETGPPGIGGEPGKKGPRGERGEKGEAGQPGTSGPPGGKGPPGDDGPKGNPGPVGFPGDPGPPGEVGPRGQDGAKGERGEDGEQGEAGSPGPPGENGTPGPPGKRGPPGARGPEGREGEKGSKGGPGAVGPPGKTGPVGPQGPPGKPGTEGLRGLPGSVGEQGAPGSAGEKGPPGPIGPQGLPGLHGDPGAKGEKGHSGLIGLIGPPGEQGEKGDRGLPGPQGSPGPKGETGMPGGTGPLGPAGPAGLPGPRGIKGAKGATGGGGPKGEKGVQGPPGPPGPPGDVIQPLPIEIPKKSKRSIDASKMLSETDDEVALADGTGIETGNEGMEEIFGSLNSLRQEIESMRLPLGTKDSPARTCQDLHLSQPEYKDGEYWIDPNQGCARDSFKVYCNFTAGAETCLYPGKEVENVKMNAWPKEKSGSWYSNFAKGSKFSYVDSNGEPVGVVQLGFLRLLSVQARQNLTYHCHRSVAWADSTADNGYQRALHFLGANEEDLSYETSPYIKALFDGCSYRKGYDRTVLELNTPQVEQLPLLDIKITDFGENTQKFGFEVGPVCFLG from the exons ATCCAGTTGATGTTTTACAGGTTCTGCAGCTTCCTTCACTGCCTGAAGGTGTGCAGAAAGTTTCCGGCTTTTGTAGCTCTCAACGTGCTGGCACACCTGACCATGCCTACCGCATCACTAAGAAAGCCCAGATCTCTGCTCCAACCAAGCAACTCTTCTCAG gTCATTTCCCAGAGAACTTCTCTATCATGACCCTGGTGAAGGCCAAGGCAGGCCTTCAGGCCTTCCTATTGTCCATTTACAGTGATCAGGGGGTGCAACAGTTGGGACTGGAGCTTGGCCACTCACCTGTCTTCCTATATGAGGACCAGAATCGCATGCCCACCCCAGAGGACTACCCACTGTTTACAGGCATCAATCTGGCTGATGGCAA GTGGCATCACATTGCCATTTCCGTACAGAACAAAAATGTTACTCTTCTCCTTGATTGCAAGAAGCGTATGAGTAGGCCACTTCCTAGAAGTAACAAGCCAATGGTGGACACCCGTGGTATTACAGTGTTTGGCGCTCGTTTGTTGGATGAGGAGGTCTTTCAG GGTGAAATCCAGCAGCTTCTGATTGCCTCTAACCCTCAGGCAGCCTATGACTTCTGTGAGCATTACAGTCGTGACTGTGACACTTCTTTGCCCAAAGTCCAGGCCCAGGATCCTAACACATAT GACAGCATGACCACCAAAGTCAAATCTACCTCTGCCCATgagaaaaccaaaccaaacaatgcAAAACTTGGACCAGCTAAATCAGCTAAAAATAAACCTCTTCCTGCCAAGCCAACTATAACTAAAATAGGCCCAACCAGAACTTCTATGACCAAGTCTTCCAAGGCAAAACCTTCTGCTGTGCAAATTTTACTTTCAAAAATTAAGCCAACTGTAACAAATAAACAAGGGCCTGATTCAAAAGACACATCTGTTCCTAAGGCTGGCAGAGATAAAACATCAAATAGCAATAGCAAAGCAGGTGAGAACAAAAAATCTAGAagtgaaattaaacaaaatattaaagttaATGGCCATGAAAAGATGACTGTGGAGACAAAAGCTAATAGTGgcattaaaactaaaactaatttAAAGGGGAGTGGGAAAGCAGCTATTTCTAAAGCCAATGCCAAAGTCAATGGTAAGGCAGTTGAAGAGCAAAAATCTAAAGCTAAGAGCAATGAGAAAGCAGCTGTGGAGAAAGTAATTAATGGAAACAGTAACAGAAAGgcaacagagaagaaaaaaacaagtgttGATACTAAAGCTAATGGCAGTACAAGGGCCATTGTCAAGAAAAAGGCTAATGTCAATGGCAATGTAGCTGAAGAGAAAAAGGCAAATGGGAATGCAGCAAAACCAATGAAGACTGAGCCAGAGAAGTTGGTTGTTGTCAAGagcaaattaaataaagcagAGGTTTCTAATGCCAAAGCACAGAAAGCAGAGAAAGCTAAGATTGGAATAGCAAGACCAGAAGTTGCTAAGGAGGAAAAAGCCAAGATCACCAAAGCTAAATCTGAAAAAAAGTATGAGACTAAAATGACCAAAACTGAGTCAGTTAAGGTGAAGCCTGGCAAAAGTGAGACTAAGCTTGAAGTCAAAGTTCTACCTGCAAAGGAAAGAGTGAAACAGACTCTCAAAGTCAAGAAGGAGACACCTACCCCAGCACCCCCACCTGCTCTAGCCCCTGTGCCTTCGCCTGTCCCCATCCCTTTCAAGCCAGAGAAATCCAAGGTGTTGATAGACGTCAGTAGCATCAAATCAATGTCCAAACAATTCCCACCCTTCGACAAGGCTGCAGTCAGTGGTACCAGCATCTCCGCTCCAGAAAAACCCAAGAAGAAACCAACCAATGGTTATCAACAG GATGTAGACGCTGCTTATTTTGAGGCTGACCACACCCCCACAGAGACGGATTATTATACCATCTTAGAGGAGGAGGCAATCCCACAGCCAAAAAGTGAGGTGACTGGACATGAAGTAACCATAGGCCAG GTGGAGGAGACTCTGGTGGGTGAAGAGACAGAAAAGCCCAAAGCAGGTGGTGAGGAGGTATTTCAGACACCAGATGAAACCTTCACTGAGGAGTATGTGACAGGAGATTTTGGCATGAAGGAATATGACTATTCCTACAAGGATTACAACGAACCCAACCATGAGGGGAAGACTGATGATACAATGGGTCCTGCCCTGTCTGCTGTCACAGATGAGGGAGGT GCTTCCATTAGGGCCCAGaagggagagaagggagagcCTGCTGTACTTGAACCT GGCATGTTAATTGAAGGACCACCAGGACCAGCAGGACCAGCA gGTCTCCCTGGCCCATCTGGCCCTTCTGGACCCCCTGGGTCTGTGGGTGATCCAGGCGAGAGG GGTCCACCTGGGAAGGCTGGTCTGCCCGGAGCTGATGGTGTCCCTGGACCTCCAGGAACATCTGTCATGCTTCCA TTCCGCTTTGGACAAAGTGGTGGAGACAAGGGCCCCATCGTCTCTGCACAGGAGGCCCAGGCACAGGCCATTCTGTCTCAGGCTCGA TTGGCTCTGAAGGGCCCACCTGGGCCAATGGGCTTTACTGGCCGATCTGGACCCCTG GGGTCACCTGGCAGTCCAGGCTTGAAAGGAGAGAGTGGAGATCCAGGTCCCCAG GGTCCAAGAGGCCCTCAGGGATTGTCTGGTCCTCCTGGCAAACCTGGCAGAAGG GGCCGTGCTGGTGCTGATGGTGCTCGAGGAATGCCAGGGGAGTCTGGAATTAAG GGTGACCGTGGTTTTGATGGGTTGCCTGGTCTGCCAGGAGACAAAGGTCATCGG GGAAACCCTGGGGGAATGGGACCAATAGGACCCcctggagaagatggagaaaga GGAGATGATGGAGATATCGGACCCAGGGGGCTTCCAGGAGAACCA gGGCCCCGTGGTTTATTGGGGCCTAAAGGTCCACTTGGAATTCCTGGACCTCCA GGTGTGCGTGGAAATGATGGTCCTCATGGTCCAAAAGGAAACATG GGCCCCCAAGGAGAACCAGGTCCTCCAGGCCAGCAGGGGGCCCCAGGAACACag GGAATGCCTGGTCCTCAGGGTGCTATCGGTCCTCCAGGAGAGaag GGGCCGACAGGGAAACCAGGTCTACCAGGCATGCCCGGAGCCGATGGTCCTCCT GGTCACCCAGGAAAAGAAGGCCCACCTGGAACTAAAGGAAATCAG GGGCCTAGCGGTCCTCAGGGCTCTATTGGATATCCTGGCCCTCGTGGTGTTAAG GGGGTTCAAGGTATCCGTGGAATGAAAGGACATAAAGGAGAAAAG GGAGAGGATGGTTTCCCTGGAATCAAGGGAGATTTTGGCCCAAAGGGAGATAGG GGAGAGGTAGGAGTACCAGGGCCTAGAGGAGAGGATGGTCCTGAAGGTCCAAAAGGTCGTGGTGGTCCTCCTGGTGAGATTGGATCAATTGGCCCACTTGGAGAGAAG GGCAAACTTGGGGTACCTGGGCTGCCTGGCTATCCTGGTAGACAAGGGCCTAAG GGTTCACTTGGATTCCCAGGATTTCCTGGTACAAATGGAGAAAAGGGTGCAAGG GGTCTAATTGGAAAGATAGGGCCAAGAGGACAAAGAGGACCAACA GGGCCCAGAGGACAGAGGGGGCCACGTGGGTCTACTGGGAAACCAGGTGCCAAG gGCTCATCAGGTAGTGATGGGCCTTCTGGTCCTCCAGGCGAGAGG GGATTGCCTGGACCTCAAGGAGCAAATGGATTCCCAGGACCAAAAGGACCTCCA GGCCCTCCAGGAAAGGACGGACTACCTGGACACcctggacagagaggagaagtT gGATTCCAAGGCAAGACTGGACCCCCTGGACCACCTGGAGTGGTTGGACCTCAG GGTCCATCAGGTGAGACTGGCCAAATGGGTGAGCGTGGTCACTCTGGACCTCCAGGACCACCAGGTGAGCAAGGCCTTCCTGGCCCTTCTGGTAAGGAGGGAACAAAGGGTGACCCTGGTCCCCCTGGTGGTCCTGGAAAAGATGGACCTCCTGGATTGAGAGGCTTTCCTGGAGAGAGAGGACTCCCAGGAACTCCG GGAGGCGGTGGGCTAAAAGGCAATGAAGGCCCtgctggacctcctggacctgct GGCTCACCAGGTGAGAGGGGCCCTGCAGGCACAGTAGGCCCTATTGGCCCACCTGGAAGACCAGGACCTCAGGGACCCCCTGGAACTGCAGGAGAAAAAGGAGTGCCT GGAGAGAAAGGCCCAATAGGTCCACCTGGTCGTGATGGCATTCAAGGCCCAGTTGGTCTTCCAGGCCCTGCTGGACCCCCAGGAGTTCCAGGAGAGGATGGTGATAAG GGTGAAGTTGGAGAGCATGGGCAAAAGGGGGCAAAGGGATCCAAGGGAGAGCAA GGTCCTCCTGGTCCACCTGGGCCAATGGGTCCTGTTGGACAACCTGGTGCACCT gGTGCTGATGGTGAAACAGGTGCCAGAGGTCAGCAGGGCCCATTTGGTGCCAAAGGAGATGAAGGAACAAGGGGTTTCCCTGGGCCCCCAGGGCCAATTGGACTACAG GGATTGCCAGGTCCAGCTGGGGAAAAGGGTGAGACTGGAGATGTTGGACCAATG GGTCCCCCTGGCCCTCCTGGACCACGTGGGCCAGCTGGTCCTAATGGTGCTGAT GGCCCTCAAGGTCCTCCTGGTGGATTGGGAAATCCTGGTCCCCCTGGAGAGAag GGTGAACCTGGTGAAACTGGACCACCTGGTATCGGTGGAGAGCCAGGAAAGAAG GGCCCAAGGGGAGAACGCGGTGAGAAGGGTGAGGCTGGACAGCCAGGTACCTCTGGTCCTCCTGGTGGAAAGGGGCCCCCTGGAGATGATGGACCAAAAGGAAACCct GGTCCTGTTGGTTTCCCAGGTGATCCTGGACCCCCTGGAGAAGTTGGGCCTAga GGCCAAGATGGAGCaaagggtgagagaggagaggatggTGAACAAGGAGAGGCT GGCTCTCCAGGACCTCCTGGAGAGAATGGAACACCAGGGCCTCCTGGAAAGAga GGTCCTCCAGGAGCAAGAGGACCTGAAGGTcgtgaaggagagaaaggaagcaAG GGAGGTCCAGGTGCTGTTGGGCCCCCAGGAAAGACTGGCCCTGTGGGCCCACAGGGTCCTCCAGGCAAACCAGGAACAGAGGGTCTGAGAGGGCTGCCAGGATCAGTG GGAGAGCAAGGTGCTCCTGGATCTGCAGGCGAGAAAGGACCTCCTGGACCCATT GGTCCTCAGGGTTTGCCAGGTCTGCATGGTGACCCTGGTGCCAAGGGTGAGAAGGGACACTCAGGTTTGATTGGTTTGATTGGACCTCCAGGAGAACAGGGAGAAAAGGGAGACAGAGGTCTGCCAGGTCCTCAAGGATCACCAGGGCCCAAGGGAGAAACT GGGATGCCTGGTGGAACTGGCCCTCTGGGTCCTGCTGGCCCCGCTGGTTTGCCT GGTCCAAGGGGTATTAAGGGAGCAAAGGGTGCTACT GGTGGAGGTGGTCCCAAAGGAGAAAAAGGTGTACAAGGGCCTCCAGGACCCCCT gGACCTCCTGGTGATGTCATCCAGCCATTGCCCATTGAAATCCCTAAGAAATCCAAACGTTCCATTGATGCTAGTAAGATGCTTTCTGAGACAGATGATGAGGTTGCCTTagctgatggcacaggcattgAGACGGGCAATGAGGGCATGGAGGAGATCTTTGGATCTCTCAACTCACTGCGCCAGGAGATTGAGTCTATGCGGTTACCACTTGGTACTAAAGATAGTCCAGCCCGCACCTGCCAGGACCTCCACCTCAGTCAACCGGAATACAAAGATG gTGAATATTGGATTGATCCCAACCAGGGCTGTGCTCGTGACTCTTTTAAGGTTTACTGCAACTTCACAGCTGGTGCGGAGACATGTCTCTATCCTGGGAAGGAAGTGGAGAAC GTAAAGATGAATGCTTGGCCGAAAGAGAAGTCTGGGTCCTGGTACAGCAACTTTGCTAAAGGAAGCAAG TTCTCATATGTTGATTCAAATGGTGAGCCTGTGGGTGTGGTCCAGTTGGGCTTCCTGCGGTTGCTTAGTGTTCAGGCCCGTCAGAATCTCACCTACCACTGCCACCGCAGTGTGGCCTGGGCTGACAGCACTGCTGACAATGGCTACCAGAGGGCACTGCATTTCCTGGGTGCTAATGAAGAAGACCTTAGTTATGAGACTAGCCCATATATCAAGGCCCTCTTTGATGGCTGTTCT TATCGCAAGGGTTATGACAGGACAGTTCTGGAGTTAAATACACCTCAGGTGGAACAGCTCCCTCTCCTGGACATCAAGATAACAGACTTTGGAGAGAACACTCAGAAGTTTGGTTTTGAAGTGGGACCTGTCTGTTTTCTTGGATAA